GGCCGGGCCGGCGTCGAGGCCGCGCTGGACGAACACGACGTCGAGGTGACCGACGAACAACTCGACGAGATCGTCGCCCGTGTCAAGGAGATCGGCGACCGCGGCAAGCGGGTCACCGACGCCGACCTGCTGACGATCGCCGACGACGTGACCGGCCAGGAACAGGATCGCCGCGTCGAGTTGCTCGGCCTGACGGCCGTCTCCGGATCTGACACCCCGACAGCGAGCGTCCGGCTCTCGGTCGACGGGGAGGAGCGCAAGGAGGCCTCCGTGGGTTCGGGGCCAGTCGACGCCGCGATGAACGCCGCCGAAACCGCACTCTCTCACGCCGCCGACGCGACCCTGGAGGACTACCACGTCGACGCGATCACCGGCGGGACAGACGCGGTCGTGACCGTCGAGATCGAGATGTCCCGCGGCGACGACCACGTCCGAGTCTCGGCGAGCGACTCCGACATCACCCGTGCGTCGGTCCGGGCGATGGTCGACGCGATGGACCGACTGGTCGCCGACGACAGCGAACGGCTCGTCGCCGACGACTGAGTCGAGCACACGTCCGTGTCGCCGACCAACAGAGCAGCTGCCTGCTCCTGTTTCGACCGGCGTTCGAGTCGCAGACGGACACCGAGGCCCCGTTCGACAGCCGGATCAGACGGTACTGAGAGCTATCCAGGTACACCCGCGGGAGTGTGTTACTCGGCGATATCGACGACGGCGTCTAACCCATCGACCTCGTAGGTCGGCGTCACGGAGAGGTCGGTGTCGACGGTGTGTGGCCGGCGGACGAACGCCGAGTCGATGCCCGCCCGCCGGGCCGCCTCGATGTCCGATTCGCTGTCGCCGACGTACAGCGCGTCGGTCACACCGAGGTCCGCCAGTGCCTGTTCGATGTAGTAGGGACTGGGTTTCTTCCGTCGGAGGCTCCCGACGGTCGGCGGGCGACCCCTGACAGTCCCGAAGTGTCGATCCAGTCCGAAGTGGTCGAACGCGAAATCGACGGTCGCCTGCTGGTTCGAGGAGACCACGCCCAGTGGCCCGTCGAGCCGATCGAGGACTCTGACGTCGCCGTAGGGACGCTTCTCTCCCGCCCGGATCGCCGCCCGCTGGGCCTCCGAGATCGCTCGGTCCCGAGCTCTCCAGAACTGCTCGGGGTCCAGCCCGTAGTGGCGACAGACCGCGTCGAGTCGGTCCGGTGTGACGCCGATACGCATCGCTTCCAGATGGTCGGGCCGGGGATCGACGACGCCGACCCGTCTGAACGCGTCCCGGGTCCCCGCCTGATGGGTCCTCGTACTCGTCAGGGTCAACAGGACGCCGTCGTTGTCGAAGACGACCGACTCGTACCTCATCGACAACCGCTGGGAGGCCAGCGGACAGAAGCGTTTCGCTCTCGGTCAGAAGCCGGGGTCGTCGTCCTCCCGTTCGAACTCCTCGGGAGGGCGGCCCGCCTGGTCGACGACCTCGTCGGAGACGACGATCGGGCAATCGACGCGCAACGCGATCGCGATGCTGTCGGAGGGACGTGCGTCGAACACCAGATCCCGGCGGCGGTCCTCCGTGTACTGCTCGGCGTCGATCTTCGCGTAGAAGGTGCCGTCGGCCAGATCGTCGATACGAACCCGATCGATCGCACCGCCGAACTCCGCGACCATCTCGACGAGGAGATCGTGCGTGAGCGGCCGTTCGAACGGCTCGCCGTCGATCGCTAACTGCATCGACTGCGCCTGGTCGGAGCTGACGAAGATCGGGACGATCTCTCCACGCGCACGGAGGAGGACGACCGGCGTCCCCGTCCCCTCGTCGTCGACGCCGACACCGACGCCCTCGACCGTGGCCTCGTGTTCCATACCCCGGGATTGTAGACGGAGCTATGAAAATGTATACCCCGCTACCGACTGTCGCTATCGTCGCACAGGCGGCGAACACGGTACTTTTGGCCGTCCACTCCCAAGCGGGCCACATGGACGACGCCGCCGAACGCGGGATGGGGGCCGAAAACCGTGCCCGGACGACCGCCGATCTCCTCGAAGACGACGAGGAGGCGGACGTGGGTGTCGACCGCCTGCGCGCGGCCAAGTACGTCGCCCCGTTTCTCTTCCTGGGGCTGTTCGACCTCGTGTTGTTGCTCGGCTGGGGGCTCGATCCGCTGTGGGGGTTCATGATTCTCCCCCCGATCCTGTTCGTCAGCGTGTTGGCCTGGATCGCCTTCCGGACCGGGTTCGCGAGCGAACGGACCGGACAGGACCGGCCACAGAACTAGTCGAACAGGTCGTCGACCGCCCCGCGTGCGGCGAGCGCGGCGTCGTCGGCGACCTGCCGCTCGTCGGCGTTGGTATCCGGCGCGTTGACGTAGACGTCCACGTCGAGGACCCCGTCTTCGAACGTGACGGTTACGTCGATGTCCTCGATCTCGCCGACATCGAACCGGGAGAAGACGACGTTTTCGGCCGCGTTGGCGGCCGTCTCGACGACTTCGTCGTCTGTCGGCATCGCCTTATGCGCCGCCTGCGCCGGGACCGCCTGCCGGGCCGCCGCCGGGGCCGCCACCGAGCATCTGCTGGAGTTCGCTCTGGAGCTCCTCGAACTGCTCTTGGACGCGACTTTCCTGCTTTTCGAGGGTCTCGACGCGGACTTCGAGGTTGCTGACCTTCTCTTCGAGGTCGTCGTGCGCTTCGTCGAGATCCGTCTGGACCAGCAGTTCGCCGACCTCGCGGTACATCACGGTGTCGTCCTCGACGTCGTCGAGTTCGTCCAGGGCAGTCTGTGACTCTTGGAGGTCTGTCTCGGCCTGCTGTTTCTGTGCGGCGACCTGCTGTGCGGTCTCCTGCAGGTCCTGCAGTTCCTCGAGCTTCTCCTGTGCTTCGGGTGGGAGATTTCCTTGCATACTCCGACGGTCGAGGTCCGCAGTGTTAAACCCACGCTTTCACCCTGAGCGGCAGGCCCCTACTCGGGATAGAGTTCCTGCTCGCGGTCGATCGCGTCGATCCGCTCGATTTCACTCTCGTCCAGGTCCAACTCGGCAGCTTCGCGATTAGCCCGCAGGTGCTCGCGGGAGGACGCTTTCGGAATCGTGACGACGTTGTCGTGAGCGAGCACCCAGGCGATGCTGACGGCGGCGGGTGTGGTGTCGTGGGTCGCCGCGATGTCGGTGATCGTCGGATCGTCGAAGACAGCCCCGCCCGCCAGCGGCGAGTACGCGACCAGCGGATAGCCGTGAGTCTGTGCGTCCGCGAGCAACTCCCGACGGGAGAAGAACGGATGGAACTCGACCTGGTGGGCCGCGATAGGTGCGTCGAGATGCTCGCGAGCGGTCGCCAGTTGCTCGGGCTCGAAGTTCGAGAGGCCGACGTGGGTCGCCAGTCCGTCCTCCCGGACCGCATCGAGTGCCGGGAGCGTCCCGCCCGGCTCGTAGTCGCCGCGAGGGCGATGGACGTACAGCAGATCGACCGCGTCCAGCCCGAGCCGGTCGAGACTCGCTTCGGTTCCCCGCCGGACGTCGTCACCGGCCAGACGATCGACCCACAGTTTCGTCGCGACGAGCAGCTCCGAGCGGTCGATCGACGCCGCGGCGATCCCGTCGCCGACGACACCTTCGTTCTCGTAGATCTGTGCGGTATCGAGATGGCGGTACCCGATCTCGATCGCGGTCGCGACCGTCGATGCGTCGGAGATTCCCATCGTCCCGAGGCCGACAGGCGGAAGATGCATACGCGACGGTCGACCGGCGATCCAAAGGGGTTGTCGGTCAGAACTCCCGGTGGTCGGTGACGGCATCGGCGTGTTCCGCCCACTTCTCGACGGTGGGCGCTCCCCAGTACCGGACCGTTTCGCTGCGCTCGTCGAAATCCAGTACGCCGAAGTCGTGGAGTTTCGGGAGATGTGTCTCGATCAGTTCGGTCTCGACGGCGTCGACGGTTGCGTCGGTCGGGGGGACTGAACTCGACTGTCCACGGGTGCTGACGGCGACGGCGAGAGGACGGACATCGATAGCCTGCTGGTCGGCCGTCGAGAGGTGTCGGCAGACTGCGCGCCGCCGCCAGTCCGCGAGGATGTCGAAGACGTCGTCGACGATCGGCGTCGTGAACCCACGGTCCTGTGGCGTCATTCCCTGCCACTGCTCACCCGTTGAACCGTCGGTACTACGGTTTGACATACACCGATACGATTGACCGCCCCGGGTATCAACTGACTATCTAGCTACCTAGACGAGGCTTCGGACACTGTCTCCCGACTATCCTTCTCGGGTGCTCTGGACCGTTCCCGCACCGGTATCGGCCCTCTCAGCGGTCCCCACCAGCGTCAGCCAGGTGTTACAACCGGCTCGCAGCGCGACGAGGTCGTCGGCAGTCACCGTGATCTCGACGGTGTCCCCCTCGCGCACGAGCGTCGCGGTCGTCCTGTCACCGTCGATCGCACCGATCTCGGGGCGGACGCTGCGCTCGACCCGGCGAGCGCGTTCGGCTGAGTCGAACGGAACGGAGAGAACAGTGGTGTGTGGACCGCTCACTCGACGTTGATTTCTTTGATGTCTGGCGCGCGCTCCTTGAGCAGCACCCGGTGCCCACAGTACGGACAGCGGACGCCACCGTACTCGTCGAGCGTCACGTCGCGCTTACAGCGAGAACACTTGTAGCTCATACGTTGTGTGTGTCGATGGAGACTCTTTACTCCTCGTCTTCTCCCAGCGCGGCACGGATCGAGCGGCGGACGGTCTTGCCACCGGGCGTCTCGGGCTTGTAGCTCCCGCCGGTGAACGTGTACTCACAGTAGCCGCACTGCCAGATACCGGTTCCCTGCCGGTCGACACGGTCCTCACCGCAGTTCGGGCAGGTGTGGTCTTCGTTCATCTCCGCTTCGATCTCGGCGACGCGGCGGCGTGAGACACGACCGTAGCGAGCACCGAACCGGCCGGCGCTTCCGGTACGTCCCTTTTTGCTGGCCATAGTGTTCTGCTGTCCGCCGAGCGTCCACATAAGCCCTTCGAGAGCGAGTTCCGCGGCTGGTTCCGTTCGGTATAGACTCACAGGGGACACGGGAGCCAGAAGTGGCACCTGAGAGAGATAGTATTTATGCAATCATAATATCTCTCAATTAACGTCAGACAACATAAAAACGGCCACAGCTTCTAAGCGTTCGTGTCGAGAACCCTCGAACTGTATGGACGAAGCACTCGAAGTCGTCGACATCGTCGCGGACTCGGGATTCGAGGGCATCGTCACCTGGGTCCTCCGTCTCGTGGGACTCGTCGTCCTGATCGCCGGGCTAGGAATGTGGCTGTTTACCGATGCCGGGCTCTTGGTCGTGCCGGCGCTGCTGATCCTGGGTGGATTGGTGTTGCTGGCCGCGCCGAGTGTCCTCCTCCTGCTCGCCGAGTTCGTCTGACGGGCCAACGTCACCCTCGTCGGTGGACGGGCGTTACTCTTGGAGTTCAGCCGCTTGAAGCGCCTCGTTGAGATCGGCACGGACGTGTTCACCCAGTTCGCGGTCGCCGGCGGTCGTGACCACACGGTTCTCTTGAACGCTCGAGCCGTCCCGGATCAACACCCGGACGTTCCCGTTCGCGTCCGCCCGCGTAGCCTTCGCTCGGACGCCACCACGGGCCCCGGAGCCGCTGGCGTCGATCGGCCCCGGAATGACCTTCTTGACGTGAGGATGGTCCGCGACGGTCTGGAGGGCCTGCTGCCCGGTCCGGCCGCCGATCAGCGTCGAGTGGCTCCCGCCGAGCTTCTCGGCCAGCGACGCCTCGACGACCTCCAGGGCGGGTTCGCCGCGGCGGTCGAGGACCCGCTGGACCGGGTCGTCGCCTTCGACCCGGTAGAACTCGTAGTGGAGTTGGCCCCGGACGGCACCGATGACGGCCCGATCCCCCGTGACGTACACCTCCTCCGGTCGCTTCCGGCGCACCTCGTCTGCGATCAGCCCGGCGAAGTTGCGCAGTTCCACCACGGCCGACTGGTCGCTTCCCCCGCCCTCCGGCGTGGTCGTCACCGTTCGCTGGCCGACGACCTCGTCGTCGGCGATACAGGAGACAGTCGCCCGGTCCCGGCCCAGTTCCAGGACGACGACCTCCGTATTGGCAGTGTGACAGACCAGGCAGTAATCGCCCGGTCGGGAGAGCGGCGTCGCACACTGCCGACAGTCCATGGTCGTCTATACGGGACCTGCCGGGGATAAGCGGGGCGGTCCGTCGCTCGACCATGTGCATTGCCAACACATTTTTTGCTCGGCTGTCCAACAGACTCCCGTGCGTGCCGGACCGCTCGGATCGCTGCGAGAACGGGTGCGGGCAGCGACGCGACCGTTGACGGCGTTCGTGGCGGTCGTCGCCGCCAGCATCGCCGGGTTCGTCGCGTTGACCGGTATCTCGGTCGTCGACGCGGCCTTCTGGTTGCTCGACCCGACCAGCATCGAGTTGTACTTCGAACACCACGACGGACCGGAGCGGACGACCAAAGGGTTCGCCGTCGTCGCGTTCACGGCGTTGATTCTCGCCGGCATCTGGGTCGGGGAATCGGCGCTGGACGCGGCCTTCGACGGCCGACTGGAGGAGGAACTCAGACGTATGCAAACGGAACGGAAGATCGCGGAACTCACCGACCACGTCGTCGTCTGTGGACACGGGATGTTCGGACGAACAGTCGCAGAACGGCTCCGATCCCGTGGGCGGTCGGTCGTCGTCGTCGAATCCGACGAGAGCCAGCGGGAGCGCATCGACGAGTCGACGCTGGTCGTCGCGGGCGACGCGCGTCGGGAACCGGTCTTGGAGGAAGCCGGCGTCGACCGTGCAGCGGCGGTGGTCGCGGCCATCGACGATTCGAGCGCGAACATCCAGATCGGCGTCGCCGTGAGCCAGTTGGCGCCGGAGGCACGACTCGTGGTCCGGGTCGGGGAGCGGATGTACGAGTCGACGGCCAGGCGTGTGGGTGCCGACGTGGTGGTCATCCCCGAAGAGGTCAGCGGCTCGGAGGTAGCAGAAGAGCTGTGAACCGGTCACACGGCAGGGTCGCCCTTGCGGAACTCCCGCAGTAGAACCGTCGCGTAGCTCCCTTTCGGGAGCGAAAAGGAAAACGCCAGGTCGTCCCCGTCGCGGGCGACGGCCAGATCGGTCCGGAGCAGGACTGCCCGGCGGGTCCCCGTCGAGTCGAACTCCCCCGGGAGGTCGAAGTCACCGGGTTCCAGGCCGACTTCGGCGAGCACCGCCCGTTCGATCTCTCCGGGGTCGCCGTCTGCCAGGTCCGTCTCGGTCCCGATCAGCGGCGCTGTGACGAACGCCCGTCCACGCGCACAGTGTCGTTGGACGGTCCGCAGGCGTCGATCCGTCACCCGCTGGGTTCGGTCGGTGTCCGGGAGCCGGAGGCCCTCGGGCGCGTCACCGTCGGCGAAACAGACCACGTCGCCCTCGACGGGGCGGTCGAACGGAAGCCCCCGTGCCAGCCGCTCAGAGAGGATGCGGTTGAAGACGTACGACTGGGCGGCGTTGACGAACAGCGTCTGGAGGTTCGACGGGACCGCCTCCAGCGCGTCCCGGAAGTCCGCCGGGGTCCCGGCACCGTTCTCGACGAGCCGGTGACAGATCGAGCGTTCGTAGCCGAGCGCACGGGGCAGTCGCTCCAGCGCACCGGCCCAGTCGTGGGTCTCGTCGACGTAGGCCCGTGCCTCGCGGGTATCCGCCGGTTCCCGTTCGCTCGGGTTCCCGACGTAGGCCAGCACGGCACCTTTCCACTCCCCGCGGGCGATCTGGAGGCCGACCTCGTGGGTGACTGGCCGGCGCGACCCGAACCGCTGTTGGCCGAAGTAGTTGGGGACGCCGACGGTCCGTTCGTCGTCAGGGAGGCCCCTCCCGGACCCCTCGTCCCCGTCCTCGCCGGCGCCGAACGCCGCTAGATCGCCGAGTACCGACGCGGCGTTGTCCGGTGCGTCCGCCTCGCGGACGACGATCTCGAAGGCGTTGCCAGCCAGATCACCGAAGAGGATGGGCCGGCCGGCACGGCCGATCACCTCGATGTCGGCGTCGTCGATCGCGGGGACAGCCTCGGCGTCGATCCCCTTGACCGAGAACAGTTGGCGGGTGACCGCGCGCTTGTCCTTGGTCCCCGCCCAGGAGACCCGCTCCCGGGAGATACCCAGCCGGTCCGACAGCGCACTCGCGAAGTCGTTGGTGTCCCAGTCGCGCAGCTCCACACGCACGACGAGATGGGGGTAGGCACCGGTGTCGGCGTCGACGGGTTCGGTGTCGAACGCCTCCAGTTCCGTGACCCGGAAGTCCGCCGGTGACTCCCTGAGGTGGCCGCCCACGCCGTCGGCGTCACTGACGTAGTACTCCATGCCGACCGACTGTTCGATCGCGTGGGCCTCGCGCATCTGTTAGTGGCTCCTTCGTCGGCACGGGTTTAGCGTTGGCGTTGTGCGGGCGGTCAGTCGTAGGCGTCGAACTCCTCGCCGAACGCGATGAAGTACGCGACACCGAGGAGGCCGACAGCCGAGGCGGTGAGGAAGGCCAGTTGCGGACCGGCTCTGATGGTCCGGCCGGCGATACCGAGCGCCCACTCGCTGCCGTAGAGCCAGCCGCCCAGGGCGGCGCTGGGGATGACGACGGTGTTGCGCACGAGGTAGTAGGTACCGGTGACGCGGCCGCCGGCGTCGGCCTCGGCGGGACCGACGATCAGCGCCTTGTGTGCCGGTAAACCGGCGAAGCGTAGCCCGGAGTAGGCAAAGAGCGCGATCACGAGCCACTGGTCGGCCGGCGCGAAGATCAGTGCCAGCGGGAAGAGTGCGTACACGGAAAACCCGAGCGCCACGGCGGGCTTGAGGCCGGCGTACTCCGCGAGTTTCGAGACCGGCGCCATCGAGAGGATGGCGACGACCATCTCGACGCCCAGCAGGACGCCGAAGAAGGCGTCGGGACGCAACGAGAGCCCGAACCCGGAGAACCCCACGGAGAGAAAGTCCGTGACGACGATGACGAAGAAGACGTAGACCATCCCGTTGGCGAACCGGACGAGCGTGTCCGCGACCAACAGCGGGAGCAGCGGCGCGGGCATCGACCGCAGGTCCGCGAGCACCTGACCGACGCCCTCGAAGGACTTCCCCAGCGAGTCCTCGCTGGCGTCGTAGAGGACGTGCTGGGCGACGGTCGCGACCAGCGAGAACGCGATCGCCGCGAGCAGGATCGACTGGAACCCCCCGGAGAACGTCGGCGTCAGCGCGAGCAGGCCGGCCGCGAGCAGCGGGCCGAACAGGAAGCCGATCCGGCGGAACATCTCCGTGCTGGCAAACCCCATCGCCAGCCGCTGGGGCGGGACCGCCTGTTTGACGATGGCGAAGGTGGCCCCGAGCCCGAAGGACTTCCAGGCCTGTGCGAGGAAGAGACCGACGAAGACCAGTCCCCAGGCGGGCACCTGCAGCGGGCCGACGGCGACATCGCCGACGATCGAAGCGAGATACCACAGGCCAAAACCGAGGGTGGCCAGCACGGCGAAGGCCGTCAGCGCCAGCCGCGAGCCGATCCGGTCGGAGATCGCACCGCCCGGATACGGGTAGACGGCGCTGATGAGGTTGCCGACGCTGCCGTAGAGACCGATGACGCTCGCGCTCGCGCCCAGGACGCGCAGGTACTCCGGCACGTACCGGCCGGTCATCTGGAACGCTAGGCTGAAAGCGAGCATCGACAGCGAGAGGACCAGCACGTCCCGCTCCAGGGCGAAGAACTGCCGGAAGCTATCGAGCAGGTCGACCGGTTCCTCGCCGTCGGTGGCCATGGGTGACTCGCACGGTCGGCGGGTACTTAGTTCCGGGAATTGCGGCCAGTAGCGACTATATAGCGGTATAATGCGGGATTTTCACACACCAGTTCGGGACACGGGACACACATATGGCTCCAGCCCGAGCCACGGGTATGACCGAGCGGATCACCGGCGAAGTCATCCACGTCGTCGAGCCGTCGGATCTCGACGACTACGACCTCCAGCCCGAACTCGAAGAGCTGGCCGACTCGCGGTACGTCCTCGTCTGTCGGGAGGGTGGTGTCCCGTCGTGGTTCGAACGCGTCCGGGCGTTTCTGCTGCGACGACCCATCGAACCGATCACGCTCGTCGCGGAACGGGGTGCCGACGAGGGCGAGGAAGTGACCGCGAGCGTTCGGGAGACGGGGATGCCGGGCGTCTACGAGGCGACGCGACTCGACTGATCTCGTCGCGTCGGAACGCGAAAACCGGTCGGTGACAGTCTCAGACCGCCGACTCGTAGTCCTCGAACCGGTCGATCTCGACGCCGTCCTCGGTGACCTCGGCGAGGACGATTCCGTTCCCGGAACCGGTGTCACGCTCTGCGGCGGACTGGACCGCACGGATCGCCAGCTCACGGGCTTCTTCGAGGCTCATCTCGGGGTCGTACTCGCCCTCGATGGTCCCCGTCGCGACCATGGTCCCGGAGCCCGTAACTGTATAATCGTCCTGCAGGACGCCGCCGGCCGGGTCGACGCTGTAGACGTGGCTGCCGTCCTCGTCGACCCCGCCGATGATGGGGTTGATGGCGAAGAAGGGGCCACCGCGGGCGAAGTTGCCCGCGAGCGTCGACAGGGCGTGGATGCTCAGGGGCTCGTTACGACGCACCTCGTAGAGGTTCGCCTCCGAGCGCAGCGAGCGGATGAACGACTGAGCGCCGCCGACGCTGCCGACCAGCGTCATCGCGGCCGTCGGGTGGATCTGCTCGACCTTCTGGACCTGTTTGTTCGAGACGAACCGGCCGCCCAGCGAGGCGCGTCGATCCGTCGCGATGAGGACGCCCTCGTCGGTGCTGATACCGACCGTGGTCGTCCCCGTCTTGGTCACCGTCTCCTCGTCGCGGTTGCTGTCGTCCGAGGGGATGGTTCCGACCTGTGGCTCGTAGGCGTCGGTCAGGCGGTTGTCGGGATCGTACATCACTCCTCACCTCCGAGTTCGAACTCGGCCAGGCGGTCGGCGATGTCGTCCTCCTCGAGCTTCGTGAACTGCTCGGTCTCGACGTCGATCGTGGCGATGTCGACACCGGTCGCGTCGAGGCCGTCGTCGTTGACCGACGCGAGCGAGCGCAGCGCCAGTTCGACGCCGGCTTCCAGGTCCATCTCGTCGGTGTACTCCTCTTCGAGGTAGGTCTGGATGTCCTCGCGGGAGCCACCGATGGCGACCGCTTGCCACTCGTAAGGGGTCCCCGACGGGTCCGTCTCGAACAGGCGGGGCTCGCCGTTCTCGATGCCACCGACCAGCAGCGCGACGCCGAACGGCCGTGCGCCGCCGGTCTGGGTGTACTGCTGGATGTAGTCGGTGATCTCCTTCGTGAGCGATTCGACGGAGGCCGGCTCGTCGTAGCGCAGCCGGTTGACCTGAGCCTGCCGGCGCGCCACGTCGATGAGTTGCCGGGCGTCGGCCACGTGGCCGGCGCTGGCGATCCCGACGTGGTCGTCGATCTCGTGGATCTTCTCGATGCTGTCGCGCTCGATGAGCGGCGACCGGGCGCGCCGGTCGGCCGCCAGTACGACACCGTCGGCAGTTCGGACACCGACGCTCGCGGTGCCGCGTTTGACCGCCTCGCGGGCGTACTCGACCTGGTAGAGGCGCCCGTCCGGCGAGAAGATCGTGATCCCGCGGTCGTACGCCTGCTGTTCGTTTCCTTGCATGATCTGTGTTCTCTGTTGTTCACCTGAGGTTAGGGTTTCTTGTATATAACCATACCGGTGGTATGGCCGCCACTGTCCTCAGTACAGCGGCAGGTCGCCGGTGACCCGGTCGACGAGTTCGTCCTCTGCGGGACCGACCGCCAACGCAGTGACGGTCCCGGGATCGAGCTCGGTGTGACCGGCGTCTCTGACGACCGCATGCGGCAGGCCCTCGCGCTCGGCAGCATCGGCGAGTTCGAACAGCTCGTCCTCGCTCGTCGCTTTGAGCACGACCTTCTTCTGGCCCTCGCCTTTCCAGGCGGTCCGGGCCTTCCGACCCGCGTCCTCGAAGGCCGACAGGGCGGCGTGTGCGACCTGGGCGGCGAGTTTCCCCTCGCCCATCCCGATGTCCACACGAGCGACGATGGCCTGCTTCATACCCCAACATGGCGACCCGTACTTAAAGCCCCCTCGGAGCACCCGACCGGTTGCACGTACCACAGGGTACATACACCATGGGCGTGGAGTCCCCCACGACACCCCATGGCGCTGCGACTCCTGACCCAGCCCCGACAGTTCTTCGCGGACCGCGAGTCGGAGTTGAACGGCGTCCTCGGGGCCGGACTGGCAACCCTGTTCTCGCTGGTCCTGACGAGCGTCGTCGGCGCCTCGCTGTGGCTGTTCGCTCGGGGACTGGGGAACGGAGTCACCGGCGAGTTCCGGACGGCGGTGACCGACGCGCTCCCGCTGCTTTTCCTGGCCGTGCTCGTCCTCTGGCTCGTGCTCGGGGCGGCGCTGTTCCTCGGAGCGAAACTGGGCGGCGGACGCGGCACGTTCGGCGCGACGCTGGAGGTCGCGGCCTGGGGCTTGGTGCCAACGCTGGTCGGCGTCGTCGTCGTCGGCGCGGCCCTCGTGGTGTACGGCCTCCAGGCCGACCTCGCGATCGATAGCCTGGCGGCGCTCGGTGCCCGACTCCGCCCGCTCCAGAGCGGGGTCTCCGGGCTCGCGGTCCTCCTGGTCCAGATCGGGACTGCCGCCTGGCAGGCGTTCATCTGGGCGGCCGGCCTCCGAGTCGCCCACGGTATCGACCGGTTCAGCGCGGTGGCGACGGCC
Above is a window of Haloarcula halophila DNA encoding:
- a CDS encoding MFS transporter: MATDGEEPVDLLDSFRQFFALERDVLVLSLSMLAFSLAFQMTGRYVPEYLRVLGASASVIGLYGSVGNLISAVYPYPGGAISDRIGSRLALTAFAVLATLGFGLWYLASIVGDVAVGPLQVPAWGLVFVGLFLAQAWKSFGLGATFAIVKQAVPPQRLAMGFASTEMFRRIGFLFGPLLAAGLLALTPTFSGGFQSILLAAIAFSLVATVAQHVLYDASEDSLGKSFEGVGQVLADLRSMPAPLLPLLVADTLVRFANGMVYVFFVIVVTDFLSVGFSGFGLSLRPDAFFGVLLGVEMVVAILSMAPVSKLAEYAGLKPAVALGFSVYALFPLALIFAPADQWLVIALFAYSGLRFAGLPAHKALIVGPAEADAGGRVTGTYYLVRNTVVIPSAALGGWLYGSEWALGIAGRTIRAGPQLAFLTASAVGLLGVAYFIAFGEEFDAYD
- a CDS encoding DUF7526 family protein: MTERITGEVIHVVEPSDLDDYDLQPELEELADSRYVLVCREGGVPSWFERVRAFLLRRPIEPITLVAERGADEGEEVTASVRETGMPGVYEATRLD
- the psmB gene encoding archaeal proteasome endopeptidase complex subunit beta; translation: MYDPDNRLTDAYEPQVGTIPSDDSNRDEETVTKTGTTTVGISTDEGVLIATDRRASLGGRFVSNKQVQKVEQIHPTAAMTLVGSVGGAQSFIRSLRSEANLYEVRRNEPLSIHALSTLAGNFARGGPFFAINPIIGGVDEDGSHVYSVDPAGGVLQDDYTVTGSGTMVATGTIEGEYDPEMSLEEARELAIRAVQSAAERDTGSGNGIVLAEVTEDGVEIDRFEDYESAV
- the psmA gene encoding archaeal proteasome endopeptidase complex subunit alpha, which produces MQGNEQQAYDRGITIFSPDGRLYQVEYAREAVKRGTASVGVRTADGVVLAADRRARSPLIERDSIEKIHEIDDHVGIASAGHVADARQLIDVARRQAQVNRLRYDEPASVESLTKEITDYIQQYTQTGGARPFGVALLVGGIENGEPRLFETDPSGTPYEWQAVAIGGSREDIQTYLEEEYTDEMDLEAGVELALRSLASVNDDGLDATGVDIATIDVETEQFTKLEEDDIADRLAEFELGGEE
- the pth2 gene encoding peptidyl-tRNA hydrolase Pth2 — its product is MKQAIVARVDIGMGEGKLAAQVAHAALSAFEDAGRKARTAWKGEGQKKVVLKATSEDELFELADAAEREGLPHAVVRDAGHTELDPGTVTALAVGPAEDELVDRVTGDLPLY
- a CDS encoding YIP1 family protein translates to MALRLLTQPRQFFADRESELNGVLGAGLATLFSLVLTSVVGASLWLFARGLGNGVTGEFRTAVTDALPLLFLAVLVLWLVLGAALFLGAKLGGGRGTFGATLEVAAWGLVPTLVGVVVVGAALVVYGLQADLAIDSLAALGARLRPLQSGVSGLAVLLVQIGTAAWQAFIWAAGLRVAHGIDRFSAVATAIVVAVALVVLV